Part of the Methylomonas albis genome, ACGGCAAACGATTCATGACTTTATAAAACGCCGTGAGACTGTCAAACAAAAACCAAAAGCGCCGGAAAAAGAGATTAAAACCCAACCAAACCCTGAAAAACCGCTTGAATTTAAAGGATTTAACTACAATCCGATACCCAATAAGGAAGATTTATACTAATGCTAAAGATTCAAACAATTCTGTATAGAGAAATGACGATCGATGTAGCACGGTTGTTTGAAGGAAAAAACACATAAAGGATACAAAAACGACACGCTTTAGATGTTCTAAGGATTCGTTAAGATACGCTATAGATACCATGTAGATAGAGTTATGATATAAAACAGACTCATCCAAGAGTCATAAACGATCTATTGAGGCGATACCATGAACAATGAAGCTATCAAGGCACTTAAGGAATTGGCCGAAAATACCGGCAAGCGTTCGAAGATCGGTATCGTCAGAGAGCTGATGCCTCATATCGAGGAAACCATGAAACAGGGGGTGACCTTGGCCGATATTCATGCCGCCCTGACGGAAAAAGCCGGGATTGATATTAAGTTTTTAACCTTTATTGGTTCCTATAAAAGGATTAAAAAGGAAATCGGTAAAAACACTCAACAAAGGTTAAAACCGTTAACACCAGAAAAAAACATTAAAACCGAACCAAGCCCCATTCAAGAGAAACCTAAAGGCTTCTTTTTTGATCCATCACCCAAAAAAGAGGACTGGCTTTAATGGCTAAGGGTCAACCTGGTTTTGGGTTTATTTAAAAATCGTAATTAAAATTAAATAGCGAAAAAATTTAAGTGAAAAATATTATCTTTATTCGCCATGGTGAAAGCATCGCTAATGCCGGTGGTGTGACGATGGCCCACGATGCCATTCCTTTGTCCGAGTTGGGTAAAACCCAAGCTCAGGCACTGGCCACCGCCCTCGATCTGCAACCCGGCAGGATTGTGGTTTCGGAATTCCTGAGAACTCATCAAACCGCCCTACCCTTTTGTAACAAGGTATCGATGCAGCCGGTGATCCATTCGGCATTAAACGAGTTCTCATGTCTTGATCCGGCCTTGATTCAAGGTATGGTTGGCGCACAACGCCGACCGATTGCCGAAGCCTATTGGCAAGCCGCCGATCCGGAACAACGCATGGGTGAACAAGCTGACACCTTCCATGAATTTGAACAACGGGTCACGGCATTTATTCCGGAATTGGATAGCCTACCGGATAAAACCGTGCTGTTCGGGCATGGCATTTGGTTCGCCTTGCTAACCTGGAAGCTATTGGGGTTTAACGCCAGACATCATCAAGGCATGAAAGCCTTTCGCCGGTTCCGGTCGGGCTTCCCAATGCCCAATACCGCGGTATACCGTCTGGAATCCTTTACGCCTGGCCGGTGGCGAGTGCAAGCCGATGAAGCCACCCTAAGTAAGGTTTCAGAAGCAATGCCGGCCATACTTTTTTAGTCCATCACCCATCCCCGCCTTAAGCAGTCCACTGCTTTGGCCTTTTCGGTTCAAAAAACGCCATTTCAAGCCCGTGGCGGCGATTTATCCAGTCTAGCCATACAAATCCCCATCTTAAGCAATAAAAACGCAAAGTCGGCCAATCTCGTGAGATTCACAAATGAAGGTCATTTGGCACGCGATAGGAGCAATTAGATAATAAGTTTGTTTGTTTGTTAGTTTATTTGTTTATTACTTTGTTCGTTTATTTGTTAACTATTTAGTTTGTTTATTATTTTATTTCTGCTATACTTAAACCATCACCTCAAAGGAGAAATCCTCATGCAAACCACCACGATACAAACGGGACGCCCTGCCGAATTTGCGCCGGAAGCCATCATCCAGGCCGGTCAAGAGCTGCGTGATGCTGGCCGCAATATCACCGGTTTTGCTTTACGCCAGAAGGTCGGCGGCGGTAATCCAAGCCGGCTTAAACAAGTCTGGGATGAGTATCTATCCAGCCAGTCTGTAACCCGAGCGGAACCGGTGGCTGAATTGCCTATCGAGGTGGCCGAGGAAGTGGCCATTGTCACTAAAACACTCACCGAACGCCTTTCCATGCTGGCCGTTGAGTTAAACGACAAGGCCGTAAAAGCGGCAGAGCGCCGGGTTGCGGAAGTGGTTAGAGCCGCCGGCGATCAGCGGGAACAGGCTGAACGTGAATTAGCCGATGCCTCCAGCACGGTCGATGATTTGGAAGCCAAACTGAATGAAGTTAGAGCCGAATCGGAAGTATTTGAAAAGCGCCTGGCCGAAACTCAGGCCATTAGTCAACAACAAGCCGTAGAACTGGCGCAATTGCGAGAACGCCTGGCGTTAACTGAACAAACTGCTAAGACGGCTAATGAACAACACGCGATTGAATTTGAAAGAATCCGGACGGAACTAGCTGAGCAGAAAAAATCAGTTCAATCGTTAACCGCTGAACGCGACCAGGGTCGCGCAGATCTGGCGACGGTAAAAGCCCAAGCCGCCGCCGCCGAAGAAACCCATCAAGAACAGCGCAAGCGCACCGCTGAAGAAACTCACCGTGTTACCGAACGCTTAACGAAGATCGAGGCCGATAGAGACAACGCACACAAACAAGCCGCCACGGCCCGCGAGGAAGCCGCTCAATTACGCGGACAACTGGAGGCCACGAAAGCCCAAGCCGCCGAACTCATACAGGCCCTTAGCAGCCATCAGCCGGCAAAAACCACTGGCGCAAAGAAATCGACACCTAGCTAAAAATCTCTTAGCTCTTAAATCCCGCCGTTTACTTGTATTCGGTGGTTTCCCATGGCTGACGGTTATGGAATCATTGATCGAGCATGGATTTCATTGAACCGCCCTGCCCTATTCTCTCCTGGCGTAAAACAAAAAGCCTTGTTGAACGGTGTGGTCTTGCTGGGCTGTTATGTGATCGGGATTGATGGCTTACTAAAAATATTCAAAAAAGGTAAATCGACTGTTTATCTGGTATAATTGCCAAGGATGGCAATTACGGTAATTTGCTGATTTTTCTAGTTTCCGTGCATTGAATTGCGATACATCTTCTGGTTTTTTCAAATGTTACCCGGCTAACTTAGCACTGACTAAGCGATTCAGGCCAACACTAATGCCCTGCCCTGTGCTCTAAATTCACCGTTGTAGTTTTTTTTGATAGCGGTTCTGGAATGGCTTCCTCTGCCGTAGTGGCCAACCAAGACAAGGAAGGTAGTTCGACATAGAGACCGACATGTTCATTGTCTTCCCCCTTTAACTTGTCGATGGCTAACAGTACCTGTTTGACCTGATAAGCTTTGGTTTTACCCTGCAAGATATGACGACAAATTGATTGTCGGTGCTATTTTTTCATTTTTTATCTTTTATTGTTTTTTAGGAGTGCCTCAACCTATGAATGGCAATGGTTACAGAGGACATATAACGACGGATTGATCTTAATATGACGACAGATTGATCGTTATACAACGACAGATTGATCGTTACAGGTGGACGGATTGATCGTATATGACGACAGATTGATTGTCCGTGGCTTTTCTTTGTTTTAAGTGCGCTATAACCCAATAATTGCATTCATTGTCTGTAACATATGACGACAGATTGATCGTTATATAACGACATTAACTTTTCCTTGTCGCTATTTTTGAAGCGGCGTATAGTGAGACATCATTTGTTTAATGTCGTCATATAATTTTGGAACAGTCGTCCTATCTTACAGTTGTAAAATCCAATAAGGTTGTAGAAGCTAGCTATATGCTGACTTTAGCCGAGCAACGGGTTTTATTGGCTTGTATTGCACAAATCGACTCTAAAGCAGTGTTAACCGAGAATTATCGATTTGAGGTAACTGCTTCTGGAGTGGCGGATTTAGTTGGATTGGATAATCTTTCAAACGCCTATAGAGATCTTAAAAAAGCCGCAGAAAAGCTTTATGAGCGCAGTGTCGTGATTGACGATCCCGACCTTGAAAATCCACAAATTACGCAGAGAAAAACTCGTTGGATCAGTGCTATTGATTATGTACCTGGCGAGGGCAAGCTGGTTCTCAGTTTTTCGCTTGGCATCATTCCCTATTTATCGCAATTGTCGCGTGAATTCACTAAGTACAAGCTTAAACACGTTGCTCGTTTTGAAAGCGTTTATTCTATCCGCCTATATGAGTTGTTAGTGCAATGGAATTCTGCTGGTGAGAGAGAAATTGAAGTTGAATGGTTAAAGCGCCAGTTCCAGGTAGACGAGAAATACGACAGGGTCGTTGATCTAAAAAAACGAGTCATTGATCCGGCTGTTGAAGAAATCAATCAACATTCAAACATATGGGTGAAGTACGGCCAGCGCAAATCAGGAAGAACAATAACGCATTTCCAATTTCAGTTTGGCTTAAAAGATAAGCCCCAGTCTTTGGAAAAAAAGCATCTTTCAGAGGAAGAAATAAACCGTCAAGCTCGGCCAGGTGAAACAAGAGCAACTGTAATTGCACGATTGACAGGTACATCATTATCGGAAATTGCCAAGCCCGGCGAAACATTTGATCAGGCGCTTCAGCGCAAAAATAGTCTGGCCGAGGCTAAAAAGAAATTGCGATAAACAATGGCTCAGTCCTTTGTATTTGCAAGGAGTTTAGAAGAAGAGCCTTTGAAATATGGTATGATATTATTCCACATAATATCATACCTATTAGTTCTTTGCCGGTAGTGGATTCCTTTAAACCTATGGGAGCTTTTGTATTGCTTGTTTAAATCTCCCCTCATACAACTACGCTAACAAAAACCATAAAATATGAAATGGTATGATATTATATAATCATATATGAAGTGACATAGGATGAACTAATATGATTATTCTGATTGGTGGGGAGAAGGGCGGTACCGGCAAAACTACACTGGCCACCAATCTTGCCGCGATGCGGGCCTTGGCTGGACGGGATGTTTTACTGATCGACACTGATCCGCAAGGTAGCGCCAACTATTGGGTGCAAAGTCGTGATGAAGAAAAAGTGCTACCAAGAGTGGCTTGTGTTCAGAAATTCGGTAAAGGTCTACCAGCAGAAGTCAAAGACCTCGAACACCGCTATCAAGATATTATCATCGATGCCGGTGGTCGTGACTCTGTTGAGTTACGGTCTGCTCTAGTTGTCGCTCAAAGGGCTTATATCCCAATCCAACCAAGCCAGTTTGACATCTGGACTCTCAATCAAATGGATGAATTGGTCGAAACCGCGAAAGCGTTCAACCCAGATATTCAGGCGAGGGTAATTATCAGCCGTTCATCTACCAACCCTTCTGTTCATGAATCGGATGAAACTGGCAAATTGCTTGCCGATTTCGCTAATCTCGATCTTGCCGATGTCACTATTCGAGATCGCATTGCTTATCGGAAAGCAGCAAAAGACGGTTTGGCGGTGATCGAACTAAAACCGAAAGACCTAAAGGCTGTGGAAGAAATGGAAATGTTATATCAAGAGGTGTTTGGCAATGAGTGAATTAAAAAGCAGATTACCGTCAAAATCAAAAACCGACTTGGATGCCTTTCTGGGCGGAGCAGAACAGAGGACGACGAGCAAGAAGCCGGCATCGACTAAGCAGCTGGCCTATCCTTGGGAAGACGACAAGGTAAGGGAAGATGTCATCAAACCATTCAATATCAGGTTGTCGGAACCTTATCTGTTGAAGCTGAAATACATTGCCGAGCACACGCCAGACAGCATGCAGAAATTTTGTCTAGCCATTCTGCATGAGGCTATCGACGCAAAAATTGAAGAGCTAACA contains:
- a CDS encoding COG3415 family protein produces the protein MSELLRLAAASQPKNRNSVLDPYLDEIRDLQEQGYSLEQIRGFLAQMDITVSRQTIHDFIKRRETVKQKPKAPEKEIKTQPNPEKPLEFKGFNYNPIPNKEDLY
- a CDS encoding DNA-binding protein, which translates into the protein MQTTTIQTGRPAEFAPEAIIQAGQELRDAGRNITGFALRQKVGGGNPSRLKQVWDEYLSSQSVTRAEPVAELPIEVAEEVAIVTKTLTERLSMLAVELNDKAVKAAERRVAEVVRAAGDQREQAERELADASSTVDDLEAKLNEVRAESEVFEKRLAETQAISQQQAVELAQLRERLALTEQTAKTANEQHAIEFERIRTELAEQKKSVQSLTAERDQGRADLATVKAQAAAAEETHQEQRKRTAEETHRVTERLTKIEADRDNAHKQAATAREEAAQLRGQLEATKAQAAELIQALSSHQPAKTTGAKKSTPS
- a CDS encoding AAA family ATPase is translated as MIILIGGEKGGTGKTTLATNLAAMRALAGRDVLLIDTDPQGSANYWVQSRDEEKVLPRVACVQKFGKGLPAEVKDLEHRYQDIIIDAGGRDSVELRSALVVAQRAYIPIQPSQFDIWTLNQMDELVETAKAFNPDIQARVIISRSSTNPSVHESDETGKLLADFANLDLADVTIRDRIAYRKAAKDGLAVIELKPKDLKAVEEMEMLYQEVFGNE
- a CDS encoding RepB family plasmid replication initiator protein, with amino-acid sequence MEQSSYLTVVKSNKVVEASYMLTLAEQRVLLACIAQIDSKAVLTENYRFEVTASGVADLVGLDNLSNAYRDLKKAAEKLYERSVVIDDPDLENPQITQRKTRWISAIDYVPGEGKLVLSFSLGIIPYLSQLSREFTKYKLKHVARFESVYSIRLYELLVQWNSAGEREIEVEWLKRQFQVDEKYDRVVDLKKRVIDPAVEEINQHSNIWVKYGQRKSGRTITHFQFQFGLKDKPQSLEKKHLSEEEINRQARPGETRATVIARLTGTSLSEIAKPGETFDQALQRKNSLAEAKKKLR
- a CDS encoding histidine phosphatase family protein is translated as MKNIIFIRHGESIANAGGVTMAHDAIPLSELGKTQAQALATALDLQPGRIVVSEFLRTHQTALPFCNKVSMQPVIHSALNEFSCLDPALIQGMVGAQRRPIAEAYWQAADPEQRMGEQADTFHEFEQRVTAFIPELDSLPDKTVLFGHGIWFALLTWKLLGFNARHHQGMKAFRRFRSGFPMPNTAVYRLESFTPGRWRVQADEATLSKVSEAMPAILF